The following DNA comes from Picosynechococcus sp. PCC 7003.
TCTCGGTGCTAATGAGGCTCCTCCGGCCATTATGTCGGTGTATCTCGGTTCTCAGTTGGAGGAAGTTTTTGAGCAAATCAAAAATGGTACTGTTTCTGAGTCGAAGAAGAAAGGCGTTATGGATCTCGGTGTGGCGGTACTGCCTGAACTGACCAAAGATGCGGGCGATCGCAACCGGACTTCTCCCTTTGCCTTTACCGGGAATCGTTTTGAGTTCCGGGCTGTGGGTTCTAGCCAGTCTGTGTCTGGGCCTTTGGTGGCGTTGAATACGATCCTCGCGGATTCTCTCGGTTGGATTGGCGATCGCCTCGAAAGTGAATTGGCGAAGGGCTTAGAAATCAGCGAAGCCATTCTCACGGTTCTCAAAGAAATCATGAACGACCATGGTTCTGTGATCTTTGGTGGTAATGGCTACTCCGAAGAATGGCACCGAATGGCCGTTGAAGAACGCGGTTTGCGTAACCTACCCACCACTGCTGACGCCCTACCTGTGCTCAAGGAAGATGAAGTAGTCGCCTTATTTGACCAGCTTAAGGTTCTGACTCCCATAGAACTCGAAAGCCGCTTTGAAGTTTACGCCGAGCAGTACATCAAATCCATTGAAGTGGAAGCCAAACTGGTGATGAACATGGCAAAAACCATGGTTTATCCAGCCGCTGTGGAATACCTGGCCAAGTTGTCAGGCACGATCACTGCCCTCGTGAATCTCGGCATTTCCCTCGAGAAGAAAAGTGCAGAAACGGTTTCTAGCCTCACCAATGGCTTGATGGCTGCCACCGAAAAGCTCAGTGCTGCCTTTGAGAAAGAAGATTTTGCTTCCACAGAGGAGCACATGCACTATTGCGCGAGCACCATTCGTCCTTTGATGGATGAGGTTCGTAGCTACGCAGATCTGCTAGAAAATGAACTACCAGACAGCTTCTGGCCCCTACCCACCTACCAGGAAATGCTGTTTATCAAGTAGATGATTCGCCTCGATTGAGTCAATCATTCAATAAAATTCAAAATCCCTCTATGTTCTCTGGCAATGTAGAGGGTTTTTTATGGCATGGAAAAATGGGTTCAAACCGAATGGATCACGTTGGCAGGGAGATCCTGATAGAGGGGGGTACTCAGGTATCGTTCCCCATAGCTTGGTTGAATGACAACAATGAGCTTGCCGCTGTTTTCTGCACGTTGGGCCACTTTGATCGCGGCACAGAGGGCTGCCCCTGTCGAAATGCCCGATAAAATGCCTTCTTCCCTAGCCAGGCGACGCCCAAAATTAATTGCAGCTTCGTCGGTCACCGTCACAACTTCATCAATGATGCTCTGATTGAGCACACTGGGGACAAAACCTGCCCCAATGCCTTGGATTTTGTGAGGGCCGGGCTTGCCACCAGAAAGCACGGGACTATTGGCTGGTTCAACGGCGATCGCCTGGCATTCAGGCTTATATTTTTTCAGCACCTCGGCGATCCCGGTAATTGTGCCGCCGGTACCGACTCCCGCCACGATCAGATCGACTTTCCCCTCCGTATCTTCCCAGATTTCGAGGGCCGTAGTTTGGCGGTGGGCATCGGGGTTCGCCAAATTATTAAACTGCTGCAACATGTAAGCATTAGGCAGCGTATCGACGATTTCCTGGGCCTTGGTGATACAGGCGCTCATGCCCGCATCCCCAGAGGTCAGTTCGAGTTGTGCCCCATAGGCGAGGAGCATCGCCCGTCGCTCCATGCTCATGGTCTCTGGCATGGTCAAAATTAACTGATAACCCTTAGCGGCAGCGGCCATGGCTAGGGCAATGCCTGTGTTCCCAGAGGTGGGTTCTACCAAAATCGTTTTTCCGGGGGTAATTTCTCCGGCGGCTTCGGCGGCTTCGATCATGTTGACGCCAATGCGGTCCTTAACCGAGGCAGCCGGATTCATCCCTTCTAATTTAATCACCACCTGGGCAACGCAATTTTCCTGCTCAGGAATACGATTTAACTGCACAAGGGGCGTTTTTCCTACTAATTCGGTAATGTTCTTGGCAATTTTCATGGTAGGTGAGATGGTGCCGGCTAGGGGTGAAACAGAATGGTGAACCGATGTTCATTATAGATGCCGACTCCCCTGAAAATATGTTCCTTCAACTGTTTGAGAAAATTGGGGATAATCGACCCCTGTTGTGGGGAGAGGGCGGCATTAATCGAGGCCAACAACCCAAGCCCCATCAGAAAACCAAAGCATGGTGCTGTAGATCTTCGAGGCGCACAATTTCAAGGGCTTTGGCATGGGTGGCTTCGAGGTGGACAGGGGGCGCAACCCCGACCTCAAAGGCTTCTTGCCAGCGGGCAGCACAGAGACACCAGCGATCGCCGGGTTTGAGACCAGGGAAATGGTATTGGGGCACGGGGGTACTCAAATCATTGCCTTGGTTTTTGGTAAATTCCAAGAAAGCTGGCGTCATTTGCGCACAGACCACATGGCGGCCAAAATCATTCGCGCCAGTGGTGCAACAGCCATCCCGATAAAAGCCAGTTAAGGGGTCGGTACTGCAAGGCTGGAGGGCGGTTCCTAAAACGTTTTTTGCATCTGTCATTGGGGTTTTAAAAAATCCTCGTTTCAAGGGTGGACAATTTCAATGATAACGACCGACAGGACTGGCAATGTAGATTGAGCCATCGCATTGGGCCGTAGGAAAATCCCCTCCCCAAGACGGTGGTTGGAGAAGGGAAATGAATACGGGATAAAAAGATTCAACCGATAACTCTATCGACCGAGTTTTTGTTCTAAAGCGGCGATCGCCAATTTAGTTTTGAGTAAAGAATCAGGGTTCAAACTGATGGAATCAATGCCTAACTCAACGAGGAATTCAGCAAATTCTGGATAATCCGAGGGAGCTTGACCACAAATACCAATCTTGCGTTGATATTTCTTCGCCCCTTCAATTGCCATCCGCACCATGCGTTTTACCCCTTCATTCCGCTCATCGAAAATGTGGGCAACCAGCGCAGAATCGCGATCCAAACCTAACGTTAATTGGGTGAGATCGTTCGAGCCAATGGAGAAACCATCAAACACTTCGCTGTATTCGTCAACGAGGATGACGTTGGAGGGCAATTCGCACATGACGTAAACTTGCAGCCCATTTTCCCCACGGCGGAGGTCATGTTTTGCCATTTCAGCTAACACTTTGCGACCTTCTTCTGGGGTGCGGCAAAACGGAATCATCGGAATAATATTCGTCAGACCCATTTCATTGCGGGCAATCTTAAAGGCTTCGCATTCCAAACCAAACGCTTCAGAATAATTGGGATCGTAGTAGCGGGATGCCCCACGCCAGCCAATCATTGGGTTTTCTTCTGTCGGTTCAAATTGACGACCACCGAGTAAATTTGCATACTCATTGGATTTGAAATCAGACATCCGAACAACCACGGGATTCGGATAGAATGCGGCGGCGATCATGGCAATGCCACTGGCGAGTTTATCCACGAAGAAATCAGCCTTGTTTTCATAGAGATGGGTCAATTCCGCAATCTCTTTTTTCACCATCAAGTCTTCCAATTCATCAAAGTGAATCAGGGCTTTGGGGTGGGCTTTAATGTGGTTGGCAATAATGAACTCAAGGCGAGCTAAACCAACCCCATCGGCGGGTAAAGGAGACAGCGAGAAAGCTTGCTCTGGATTACCCACATTCATCAAAATTTTGGTCTTGGTAGTGGGCAGATTTTCAAGGGAGGTTTCTTCCACTTCAAACTTCAGTAAACCTTCGTAGATCTTGCCATCTTCCCCTTCGCAACAGGAAACCGTTACGTCTTGACCGGATTTCACGAGGGTTGTGGCATCACCGCAACCAACCACCGCCGGAATGCCCATTTCTCTGGCAATAATCGCCGCGTGACAGGTTCTCCCGCCTTGGTCGGTGACGATCGCCGAGGCTTTTTTCATGATCGGTTCCCAATCGGGATCGGTGCGGCGGGTGACTAGCACTTGACCGGGTTTGAAGAGTTTAATTTGGTCAACGTCGAGGATCACATTCGCTTCCCCTTGACCGACCATTTCCCCAACGCTGCGACCGTGGGCAATGACATTCCCCGTTTCTTTGAGCTTGTAGCTGCGGATGACGTTGGCGGCTTTCTGGGACTGGACGGTTTCGGGACGGGCTTGGACGATAAATAATTCATCTGTTAAGCCATCTTTTGCCCATTCAATATCCATCGGCGTGTATTGACCACGGACGTTGGAGTAATGCTCCTCGATGGTGGTTGCCCAACGGGCGAGGGTTAAAACGTCTTCGTCACTGACACAGAATTTGTTTTGTAATTCTTCGGGGACGGCAACATTTTCGGTGAGTTTTGCGCCGCCGGCGTAGACCATTTTGATCTTTTTGCTGCCGAGTCGCCGTTCGAGAATCGGTTTGTAGCCATCCTTGAGGGTCGGTTTAAAGACCACAAATTCATCGGGATTGACTGCGCCTTGGACAACGTTTTCCCCCAAGCCATAGGCTCCGGTAATAAACGCGGCATCTTTAAAACCGCTTTCGGTGTCGATGGAGAACATCACGCCGGAGGTGGCGAGATCAGAGCGCACCATTTTTTGCACACCGACGGACAGGGCGACTTCAAAGTGATCGAAGCCGTTGTGCTGACGGTAGGCGATCGCCCGATCCGTAAACAGAGACGCAAAACATTTGTGGCAGGATTCCAGAACCCCCTTCACGCCGTGGACATTCAGATAAGTTTCCTGTTGCCCCGCAAAACTCGCCTCCGGTAAATCCTCCGCCGTGGCACTAGAGCGCACCGCTACATCGACGTTGTGGGCACTGTCTTCACAGGCTTCCTTTGCTTCCCCTTCAAAGCGATCGCAGACATCGGATTTGGCTCCATATCGCTCACACATTTTTTTGTAAGCAGAGGCGATCGCCACCTGGAGATCATTCGGGAAAGGCGTATTCAAAATCAAAGCCCGCGCCTGCCGACCCCGCGCCTGGAGATTCGCCACATCATCCGTATCCAAGTCTGCGAAAAGCGTCCGTAACTTTTCTTCTAAGCCTGCAGATTTAACAAAATAACGATAAGCATAGGCCGTCGTGGCAAACCCGCCTGGAACGTTGACTCCCTTAGGCTGTAACTGCTGAATCATTTCCCCAAGGGAAGAATTTTTGCCCCCAACCAGACCCACATCCTGGGAACCAACCTCCTCAAACCACAAAACGAGTGCTTCGGTTCTCGCATCAGAGGCTGTAGCCGTGTTAAAAGTGCTGACCATAACTATAAAAACTCCTTAGTCATCCCTCTCCGTACACCTTGATCCTAAAAGACTTGAAATAGGGTCTTTACAGAAATGAAATATATCCTTACCTTTCACTTCTGTTTAATGAAAAAACGTCAAGAAAAACAAGCTTGATGTTGCCTAAACAGATCATATTTTCCTTATCTTTATTTAAGATATTTTTAACATTTTTAGGATATGGCAGGAAACTTAAAAAAAAGAAAAAGACTAGGTTTTTCCCAGTCTCACAGCACAAGCACATTGGTTTTTGTCAATATTGATTAGAGCCGCCATTAAGCACTGACGACGGTATCCCCCTGGCCCCAGAAACCATCGTATTTTTTGACGGCAATATCCCCTTCTACACTCACTTGACAGGCTAGACGCCTTTGCTTGTCTGGGTTGTGAGGCGGTAGGGAGAGACGTGTTTTTTCTTTCCAGCTCTGGGCTGAAACGGGGCCAGTAATTTCGACGGCACAGGTGCCACAGGTACCAAGACCATGACAATTAATGGTTGTTGCATTGCCATTGTAGAGATTAATTTTGTTGGCCAGGAGAACTTTGCGTAAATTATCGCCTTGATTACAGGTAATAGTTTGACTTCCGAAGGTGATAGTTGGCATGGTTGGTATTTTTCCGATTATCTCAATGATGATTGCTTCCATGGTGCCATACTTTTTAAAAAAGGTCGGTTAAGGATGCGGCAAAACCAATTTTTTGCAGGGGAAGTCATTACCACAAGTCACTGAGATCTAAAACAAAATTCTGAAGAATATCTTCTCCGGCAAGCTGTTTGGGGGTCGTTAAAATTTCAACGGTTTGACCAGGGCGATAAATTTCTACTTGGCGATCGCCTTGGTTGATCAGCCAGCCCAACCGACAACCATTATCTAAATATTCCTGCATTTTCTGGCGGGTTTGTTGTACCACATCGCTGGGCGAAAGGAGTTCGGCGACAAAATCAGGGCAGAGGGGGACAAATTTCTGCTGTTGTTCTGGGGTGAGGCTGTCCCAGCGGGATTTTTCGACCCAACACATATCCGGCGATCGCGTCGCGCCATCGGGCAAAATAAAACCTGTCGAGGAATCGAAGCACTTCCCAAAACCATGACATTTATTCCAGTACCAGAGTTGGCCATTGAGTTCAAAATTGACTCTGCCAGTTTCACCACCTGTGGGGGCCATGATCACAAGTTCTCCTTGGGCTGTGCGTTCTAATTTGGCATCGGGATTCGCCTGACAGAGCTGGGCAAATTGGCCTTGGGTCAGGGTCAAAACGGGCTGGAGATCAAGGGTTACGGTAGCCATTTTCACGACCTCTCGCGGCGGAATGATCCCATTGTAGGCAAGTTTTTTGGGGATGGAGAATAGGGGATTCGAACCCCTGACCTCTGCGGTGCGATCGCAGCACTCTACCAACTGAGCTAATTCCCCAGAACGAAAAATTATTTTAGCACCTCTGCGGGGGGCGCAAGGCTGGGATCGATACGTTCGAGTTCTAAATCATTGAGGTAGTCCACACACCAGTTACTGCAGCGTTGCAACATATGAAATGGATAGGTATGGGCCACGCCGACAACGGGAATCCCGACGGATTTGGCGGCCTGGATACCGTGGAAATTATCTTCAATGGCGAGGCAATTTTCCGGTTGAATTTGGGCCTCAGGAAATTTCTGGTTTAGTTGGGCGATCGCCAGGCGATAACCATCTCCGTTGGGTTTAAATGTTTTCACCTCATCGGCGGTGACAATCACATCAAAAGCTTGGTCAAGGTGCGCTTGCTGGAGGATAAACTCAGCATCGGCACGGCAATAGCCCGTCACAATTCCCACGGGGATATTTTTGAGTTTAATCGCAGAAATTAGGGGGATTACGTCTTCATAAAGGGGGAACGGCTCAATTTCTCGTAATTTGCTTTGATAAAGTGCGGATTTCTGTTGAATGAGGCTGTCAAGTTGTGCCTCTGAGAACACCCGCCCCCGGAGTGCAAGATTTTCCTTGAGGCAACGGCGATCGCTTTTCCCCAGACTGCTATCCCGATAGAGGCGATCCGTCGGTCGGAGATTTTCGGCCAGCAAAATATCATCGATCAGCTCAAATTGGAGGGCCGCATCGTTAAGAAAGACTCCATTTATTTCAAATAAAACGGCTTTGAGCAGGGTCATAATGGGACGATGAACGATAAAAGTTTACGTTTTTTGACCAAGGGTCAGGTTTTTGCCTGATAATTCTCATCTTAGAATAAGCGTTGATATTTGCGGGCGATCGCCATGGCTTTGACGACGGATATTCCCCAGCGGCACATTCTAAAAACAAGGGTGCATTGTTTAGATTATCAACGGGCTTGGGCTGAAATTGCGGCGGCCATTCGCGATGGAACATTCGGGTATGGGGCGATCGCCAATGTACATATGGTGATGACGGGTTATTGGCAGCCAGAGTTTCAGCACATCATTAATCAAGCCCTGGTGACGACCCCGGACGGAATGCCCCTAGTTTGGGGATTGCGGTGGTTGGGTTATCCCCAGGCGACCCGGGTTTATGGGCCGGATCTGATGCTCCATTGTTGCGCCATGGCCGCCCAAGAAAAAATTCCGGTCTATCTCTATGGTAGTCGCCCAGAAACCCTCGAAAAATTGCAGCAAACTCTTTTAGAAAAATTTCCCAATTTGCAAATTGCCGGAGTAGAAGCGCCCCCTTTCCGATCCCCAACCCCTGCTGAGGCGATCGCCACAAGACAGCGCATTGAACAATCGGGCGCAAAACTGGTTTTTGTCGGTTTGGGTTGCCCGAAGCAAGAAAAATGGATGGCCGAAAATAGTCCCCACCTGGCGGCTGTTTTGTTGGGGGTGGGGGCGGCCTTTGATTTCCATGCTGGTACCGTCTCCCAAGCCCCCCGCTGGTTGATGACCCTGGGGTTGGAGTGGCTGTACCGGCTGATCCAAGAACCCCGTCGCCTTTGGAAACGTTATCTCGTCCACAATGGGGCATTTATTTTTCTGTTTGGTTGGCAACTGCTCCGGCGGCGATCGCCCTAGTTTTTGAGGAATTTTGCCCACCTCTGGACGATTTTATTGATTTTTCTTTGTGTTGCAAGTTGATTGCCTTGATCCATGCCCAAATCTCCTTTTCCCCTTCCTACCCAGGATATTCGTGCGATTAGTCCTCTCCACTGGCTAAAAACTGCCCGAGGCCGCTGGAAAAGAGGTTTATTGCTAGTGGGCAGTGATCTCTTGGGGTTGGCGATCGCCTGGCAACTGGCCGACTACATCAACAACTTTTATTCGCCTATTCCGGCGGATCTGGTCTGGTGGGTCTGGCTTGATATTCCGAGCTTGTTCTGGATTTTTGCCTTTGTCACCCTGGTCTTCTTCTTTGGCAATCACCTCTATCGTTCGCCCCCAGCTCCTCAAAACTACACCCGTGCCGCCTGGATCATTACTCTGGTCTATGGCCTGTTTTTGGTTGGTAGTTATTTCCATAACCCCATGCTCGATCCACCCCGTTCCCTGTTTATTGCGGCTTGGTTTTTGAGTGTTGTCCTAGTCTTAGGCTTGCGGTTTTTGTTGACCTTAATCCTGCGCCAGTTTGATCGCCAAGCACCACCGATTAATGTGTTTCTCGTCGCCCCGGCCGAGCAATTAGAAAGTCTTGCCCAGATTTTAAAAAAACGCCCCCATTATCGGATTGTCGGTGCCACCCTTGCCTCCATGGTCAGTACCCAAATCACGGTGGCGCAAATTAAACAGTCAGGGGCCCACGAAGTACTGGTCAAAGATCTCCCTGAAACAGACTTGGCCTCCCATTTATTTTGGCATTTGCGCAGCGCGGGGATTGCCATTCGTCTTATGCCGTCGAGTCGGGAGATGCTTTATCGTCGAGGCTTGCCGGAAATGTTCGCCGGAATTCCCACCCTCCGAGTTGAAACGCCACTGCTGCTGTGCTGGGATTACCGCTTAAAACGGTGGTTTGATTTTCTGGGGGCTGGGCTGGGTCTTTTGCTAATTTCGCCGCTGTTGGTCGGCGTGGCGATCGCCATTCGCCTAGATTCACCGGGGCCAATTTTCTTCCGGCAACCGAGGGCGGGTTTAAATGGCAAACCGTTCAAGATGTGGAAATTTCGGACGATGGTCATTAATGCGCCCCAGTTACAGGCCCAACTAGAAGCGCAAAATCAAATGAAGGATGGGGTATTGTTCAAGATTAAAGATGATCCGCGCATTACAAAATTGGGTAAATTTCTTCGCCGCACCAGTATCGATGAGTTGCCCCAATTGCTCAATGTGGTGCTGGGTCAGATGAGTTTGGTGGGGCCGCGCCCATTGCCGCTGCGGGATGTGGCACGGTTTGACGAATGGCACCATATCCGCCACCAAGTTTTACCGGGGATTACGGGTCTGTGGCAAATTTCGGGTCGTTCTGATCTGAGTGATTTTAATGATGCGGCGCGACTAGATTTGTACTACATCGACAATTGGTCTTTGAACCTCGATCTCGACATTTTGTTGGAAACGGTGCGAATTGTCTTTTTTGGCAAAGGAGCCTACTAGGCCGGCAAACCGTTAGTTTCGAGATAGGCACGGATATCATCAAAGGTTTCCCAGGGGACATAGGATTTTCCTTCGGCGTCGAGATATTGCTGGAGGCGATCGCGGGCAAAAACCAAATCTGCTTTCAGGGCCATGTTGATATCCGTTAGAGAATCCCCAATGGCGATCGCCTTTTGGTATTTATACTTTCCCATCACTTGCACTTTTTCCACCATCTCCGTCCCTCCTTCGAAGGGCGCAATGATTTTAAAGTAAGGATCAAGGGTATCAATATTCATTGCCGCCACGGTTTCAATGTGATCGCGCAGAGGTTTTCCATCGGTGCCAGGACGCGCTAAAACTCTTTCCACCATTGGCACAAGGCCACCGGATACCACCACAATCGGCACTTGGCGATCGCCTAAAAACTGGAGAAAATCACTGAAGCCCTGGCGCACAGGTTTATCGTCCACCTCACCGACAAAGGCATCAAACTGCTCAGAAGGAATCGCTTCGAGGATTTTGCGTACTCCTTCCCGGAGTGTAATCTTGCGGTCATACAATCCCGGTAGAATGTCGGCGGCCACCTCCGGCGCGTATTTGCCGAGGGCATCCCCAAAGGTATCGACGGTCGTGATTGTGCCGTCAAAGTCGCAAAATACAATCGTTTGGGCGTCCATTAACTTTTGTAACGTAACAGGTTCCCCAGGATTATAGTCCGCTTTGAGATCATTTTCGATCTTGTACTTTCCCTTACGAAGCAAGAAGTGTCTGTTTCCGGGGATCGAATTCAAAAACGGCCCCTTGGAAATTCGTCTGATTTAGTTTAGCGCCCTGAAACTTTGCTCCCCGGAGGTCAGCGCGGGCAAAATTGGCTCCCCGGAGGTTTGCACCCCGAAAATCGGCTCTTTGGAGTTGGGCATTCCGGAAGTCCGTCGCAACTAATTCTGCTTTCTGAAAATTACTGGCGATCGCCTCTACAGATTGACAGTTAGCGAAGCTTAAATTTCCCTGTTGGAAATCCGCCTGGTGCAAGGATGCCCGCGAGAAATTGGCCCGCACAAAACTCGTAAAGCGTAGCCTAGCCCCAGTCAAATTAGTGCCGACTAAGTTCATCTCATGGCCTTTGCCGCCGCAGAAAAAAATCCCAATACAATTGAGGCCACTAAAATCCTGTCGCCGAAAATCAACGCCATTGAGATAGGCATCCTGTAACTGTACCCCTTGTAAATTCGTTTCATGCAAAATCGCACCACTGAGCTTCGCTTCAGTCAAATTACTCCAACTGAGATTCGCCCCCGTTAAATTGGCCCCCCGAAAATTTACCCCCGTTAAATTGGCCCCACAGAGGTTCACGTTTTGTAGATCGGCCATAAAAAAAGTGACCCAACGCATAATCGCCCCACTTAGCTGGGCGTGGTTTAGGGTTGCTTGGGTTAAGGTCGCCCCCTGGAGATTAACTTTCGTGAGATCCGCCCCCGTCAAATTGGCCTGGTCTAATTTGGCATAGCTAAGATTGGCGCCAT
Coding sequences within:
- a CDS encoding WecB/TagA/CpsF family glycosyltransferase produces the protein MALTTDIPQRHILKTRVHCLDYQRAWAEIAAAIRDGTFGYGAIANVHMVMTGYWQPEFQHIINQALVTTPDGMPLVWGLRWLGYPQATRVYGPDLMLHCCAMAAQEKIPVYLYGSRPETLEKLQQTLLEKFPNLQIAGVEAPPFRSPTPAEAIATRQRIEQSGAKLVFVGLGCPKQEKWMAENSPHLAAVLLGVGAAFDFHAGTVSQAPRWLMTLGLEWLYRLIQEPRRLWKRYLVHNGAFIFLFGWQLLRRRSP
- a CDS encoding Uma2 family endonuclease, producing the protein MATVTLDLQPVLTLTQGQFAQLCQANPDAKLERTAQGELVIMAPTGGETGRVNFELNGQLWYWNKCHGFGKCFDSSTGFILPDGATRSPDMCWVEKSRWDSLTPEQQQKFVPLCPDFVAELLSPSDVVQQTRQKMQEYLDNGCRLGWLINQGDRQVEIYRPGQTVEILTTPKQLAGEDILQNFVLDLSDLW
- a CDS encoding DUF2237 family protein encodes the protein MTDAKNVLGTALQPCSTDPLTGFYRDGCCTTGANDFGRHVVCAQMTPAFLEFTKNQGNDLSTPVPQYHFPGLKPGDRWCLCAARWQEAFEVGVAPPVHLEATHAKALEIVRLEDLQHHALVF
- a CDS encoding pentapeptide repeat-containing protein — protein: MMLLAFCARLHKAGLMNIEALLNDYALGQRLFPRERFAAANLTGLDLAYCDFTGGNFVSASLARTNLQHCHLRKANLEQAFLYGANLSYAKLDQANLTGADLTKVNLQGATLTQATLNHAQLSGAIMRWVTFFMADLQNVNLCGANLTGVNFRGANLTGANLSWSNLTEAKLSGAILHETNLQGVQLQDAYLNGVDFRRQDFSGLNCIGIFFCGGKGHEMNLVGTNLTGARLRFTSFVRANFSRASLHQADFQQGNLSFANCQSVEAIASNFQKAELVATDFRNAQLQRADFRGANLRGANFARADLRGAKFQGAKLNQTNFQGAVFEFDPRKQTLLAS
- a CDS encoding sugar transferase, giving the protein MPKSPFPLPTQDIRAISPLHWLKTARGRWKRGLLLVGSDLLGLAIAWQLADYINNFYSPIPADLVWWVWLDIPSLFWIFAFVTLVFFFGNHLYRSPPAPQNYTRAAWIITLVYGLFLVGSYFHNPMLDPPRSLFIAAWFLSVVLVLGLRFLLTLILRQFDRQAPPINVFLVAPAEQLESLAQILKKRPHYRIVGATLASMVSTQITVAQIKQSGAHEVLVKDLPETDLASHLFWHLRSAGIAIRLMPSSREMLYRRGLPEMFAGIPTLRVETPLLLCWDYRLKRWFDFLGAGLGLLLISPLLVGVAIAIRLDSPGPIFFRQPRAGLNGKPFKMWKFRTMVINAPQLQAQLEAQNQMKDGVLFKIKDDPRITKLGKFLRRTSIDELPQLLNVVLGQMSLVGPRPLPLRDVARFDEWHHIRHQVLPGITGLWQISGRSDLSDFNDAARLDLYYIDNWSLNLDLDILLETVRIVFFGKGAY
- a CDS encoding 2Fe-2S iron-sulfur cluster-binding protein; its protein translation is MPTITFGSQTITCNQGDNLRKVLLANKINLYNGNATTINCHGLGTCGTCAVEITGPVSAQSWKEKTRLSLPPHNPDKQRRLACQVSVEGDIAVKKYDGFWGQGDTVVSA
- the ppsA gene encoding phosphoenolpyruvate synthase; protein product: MVSTFNTATASDARTEALVLWFEEVGSQDVGLVGGKNSSLGEMIQQLQPKGVNVPGGFATTAYAYRYFVKSAGLEEKLRTLFADLDTDDVANLQARGRQARALILNTPFPNDLQVAIASAYKKMCERYGAKSDVCDRFEGEAKEACEDSAHNVDVAVRSSATAEDLPEASFAGQQETYLNVHGVKGVLESCHKCFASLFTDRAIAYRQHNGFDHFEVALSVGVQKMVRSDLATSGVMFSIDTESGFKDAAFITGAYGLGENVVQGAVNPDEFVVFKPTLKDGYKPILERRLGSKKIKMVYAGGAKLTENVAVPEELQNKFCVSDEDVLTLARWATTIEEHYSNVRGQYTPMDIEWAKDGLTDELFIVQARPETVQSQKAANVIRSYKLKETGNVIAHGRSVGEMVGQGEANVILDVDQIKLFKPGQVLVTRRTDPDWEPIMKKASAIVTDQGGRTCHAAIIAREMGIPAVVGCGDATTLVKSGQDVTVSCCEGEDGKIYEGLLKFEVEETSLENLPTTKTKILMNVGNPEQAFSLSPLPADGVGLARLEFIIANHIKAHPKALIHFDELEDLMVKKEIAELTHLYENKADFFVDKLASGIAMIAAAFYPNPVVVRMSDFKSNEYANLLGGRQFEPTEENPMIGWRGASRYYDPNYSEAFGLECEAFKIARNEMGLTNIIPMIPFCRTPEEGRKVLAEMAKHDLRRGENGLQVYVMCELPSNVILVDEYSEVFDGFSIGSNDLTQLTLGLDRDSALVAHIFDERNEGVKRMVRMAIEGAKKYQRKIGICGQAPSDYPEFAEFLVELGIDSISLNPDSLLKTKLAIAALEQKLGR
- the cysK gene encoding cysteine synthase A, producing MKIAKNITELVGKTPLVQLNRIPEQENCVAQVVIKLEGMNPAASVKDRIGVNMIEAAEAAGEITPGKTILVEPTSGNTGIALAMAAAAKGYQLILTMPETMSMERRAMLLAYGAQLELTSGDAGMSACITKAQEIVDTLPNAYMLQQFNNLANPDAHRQTTALEIWEDTEGKVDLIVAGVGTGGTITGIAEVLKKYKPECQAIAVEPANSPVLSGGKPGPHKIQGIGAGFVPSVLNQSIIDEVVTVTDEAAINFGRRLAREEGILSGISTGAALCAAIKVAQRAENSGKLIVVIQPSYGERYLSTPLYQDLPANVIHSV
- a CDS encoding HAD family phosphatase, with translation MTLLKAVLFEINGVFLNDAALQFELIDDILLAENLRPTDRLYRDSSLGKSDRRCLKENLALRGRVFSEAQLDSLIQQKSALYQSKLREIEPFPLYEDVIPLISAIKLKNIPVGIVTGYCRADAEFILQQAHLDQAFDVIVTADEVKTFKPNGDGYRLAIAQLNQKFPEAQIQPENCLAIEDNFHGIQAAKSVGIPVVGVAHTYPFHMLQRCSNWCVDYLNDLELERIDPSLAPPAEVLK
- a CDS encoding HAD-IB family phosphatase; translation: MDAQTIVFCDFDGTITTVDTFGDALGKYAPEVAADILPGLYDRKITLREGVRKILEAIPSEQFDAFVGEVDDKPVRQGFSDFLQFLGDRQVPIVVVSGGLVPMVERVLARPGTDGKPLRDHIETVAAMNIDTLDPYFKIIAPFEGGTEMVEKVQVMGKYKYQKAIAIGDSLTDINMALKADLVFARDRLQQYLDAEGKSYVPWETFDDIRAYLETNGLPA